AAGAGAGAGAGGTACGAATGACGATGAGATACAGCGATACCGAAATTGAAAATCTTAGCTAACGCTAAAACTAATTAAAACTAAAGTTGTAACAATTAAAGTAGCAAAAAGACCTTGTAAAACGTATTTACGTTGTTCCCAAATTGCTGGGTACTCGGCGTAGTAAACCTTGGGTTCAGCTGCGTAGTTATTGAGAATGCCGTCTTCATTTACAGTGGTGTACATATTTTTTTCTCTTCTTTTGTTTACTTATGTAACTAAATTTAACAGGATTGTTACGAAACGTCAAGAGGACTTGACAAAAAAGGGCTGATTATTTTAATAAAAATAACTTATCAGGCATAGGGGATTGAGGCAAAGCTACCCCAGCCGCCGAAAATGTCATATATTACGCAATTTTTTAAATTGCAAAATCTAAAATCCAAAATTGTATAAAAATAGAACTTACGCAAAACTACACGCGGTAGGGGCAATTCATGAATTACCCCTACCGGAAAATAACGGTTTGGGCTATTTTTGGCGTAAGTCCTGAAAGAGTAGAGACAATACGGTTCGGTTAAGGCAAGAGACGCGATAAATCGCCGTCTCTACAAAGGACTTACTTATTAGACATCTCCAGAAATTAATTATGCGTTACCTGAAACCCTTTTAGTGTCACTGTAACCATAAGTTTGCCGCTTTTGAAAGCATAACCTTGCCGCAGGATTGTCACTTAAAGGATATTGTGGCCGTTTTTAAAGCATAAAGTGGCCGCAGTAGTAAAACCTTAGAGAAAGGCGAATAAATAAGATTTACTGTGAAAGATCCAGTCTTATCTGCCTTAAAACATCAATTACCTCAGCCTGCCACAGCAAAGAGGGATGAGGCATAAATTTTCTGAGATTTTTAGCAGTAGGGGTAATGCCTTGTGCATGAAGTACTGAAGCGAGTTGGCGTACTTCTCGACAGCCTTGCTCAATAGCTAGTTTATGGACGAATTTGCGGTAATCTTTATAGCGTAAAGAAATAGCATGGCACACAATAGGGCAATAGTGGTAGAAAGTAGCCAAACCAATACCAGTTCTCTTAGCTATTTTTCTTAGAGAAGGTGGTGGATACTCGTCGCTAAACAAAGCTAATTCAAGTATGTCTCTGATGTGTAAAAATCTTAGCTGCTGTTGATATTCACTATATCTAGTAGCCAAAGATGCTGATAAAGATTTTGAGCAAGCAGTTAAACTACTAGGAGTTTTGAATCCTAAACGAACAGCTAATTGAGTTAAAGAAGGAGGTGGTTCTTCTTCTTGAGCTAGTTGCATCGCCTGAATAACTCGTTCGCACTTAGGACTACTATTTGAAGTAACTAAAGCAGACTGTGATGATAATTTTTTCTGTTTAGGAGCAGGTAGAGAAACTAGCTGCTTAAGAGTAAGAGGTAGTATTTTAAGTTGAAGAAAATCGACAAGATTAGTTGATAAGGCGTAGCAGATTTTCAAAAGTTTATCTAAATTTGGGATGGCTACACCTGAATACCAATGTAGAATTTCATATCTCGATAACCCAAGCCAACGACCAAAAGCGGAAACATTACCTTGAGTATATTGATAGACGTAAGCTTCTAGGATTGTTTTAATAGTCTCTCTTGGAGGTGGACAAGGAAATTCAGGAGCTTGAGCAATTAAATCTCCTAAAGTCTTAACTATCCAAATCTCTTGCTGTAAATTGGGTATCTCCTCGAACAATCTCTTATCTGGCAAAGATACTTCATAGTTCATCCCCAACCAACCACCACATTTCAGACAAAATCCAGGTCGTGAGTTATGCCACAGGTGTAAAAATTCAAGGTCACAGTGAGGACATTTTGATTCTAAAAATCGATAATGGATGGGACAAATGTTAGCTGGTTTCAAAGCCCACAGCAGAGGTGAATAAATGACTTGTT
The Nostoc punctiforme PCC 73102 genome window above contains:
- the psb34 gene encoding photosystem II assembly protein Psb34; the protein is MYTTVNEDGILNNYAAEPKVYYAEYPAIWEQRKYVLQGLFATLIVTTLVLISFSVS
- a CDS encoding TniQ family protein → MMTNMAVNDELWLKDPEFTPSPSRLFHLEPIGLGTCYVESLTSYVARLAAAHSVLPGTLLAREIKPIVGHNHTTNPLNSKSIVSLYGQASVKALNGTQIGAKQLVFALEILTKRTDLQFLTMLPWAKVFPVLGLLKHSHAWCPYCYQDWLNNQQVIYSPLLWALKPANICPIHYRFLESKCPHCDLEFLHLWHNSRPGFCLKCGGWLGMNYEVSLPDKRLFEEIPNLQQEIWIVKTLGDLIAQAPEFPCPPPRETIKTILEAYVYQYTQGNVSAFGRWLGLSRYEILHWYSGVAIPNLDKLLKICYALSTNLVDFLQLKILPLTLKQLVSLPAPKQKKLSSQSALVTSNSSPKCERVIQAMQLAQEEEPPPSLTQLAVRLGFKTPSSLTACSKSLSASLATRYSEYQQQLRFLHIRDILELALFSDEYPPPSLRKIAKRTGIGLATFYHYCPIVCHAISLRYKDYRKFVHKLAIEQGCREVRQLASVLHAQGITPTAKNLRKFMPHPSLLWQAEVIDVLRQIRLDLSQ